The proteins below are encoded in one region of Silene latifolia isolate original U9 population chromosome 2, ASM4854445v1, whole genome shotgun sequence:
- the LOC141642687 gene encoding uncharacterized protein LOC141642687: MESLSKRSGGGSPGNNFLLFMELRKKIMIFRDIFDIPPLNGSVPIHELVISTGEDLHRMYPEFVPCVPTKKLKERNTHQALVCFYEVLKCIADSSWIEDSRVRDMFKYGNVETVPLDELAKTVVTLVDSMNKAGKERFDTMEEDDFEPMKRDYVTRSMSFGRVPMEYSPRFGEFGSHSLCGSPQTPTSVLPESPRFECGSYSPPRLWGLRAQAVEKLSPVDWKRVSFHMVLQNNLQNQKRSEVEEPKEQDMETIISPETPTQRSSPMIIEKECLEPNEPKLPLQPQVQSQAPPPPPPPPPPPQPLIVSSLPTLPPIKLMLPQPPPPPPLPTLNATAPPPPPPPPSYSTPPPPPPPPAPSNARPLPPPPPAPPFGAMPPPPPPPPGRGPLVPPPPPPPGARAPPPPPPPGGAAPPPPPPPGGVAPPPPPPFGLKGGPPMPPGKGGPPPPPPGGARSLRAKMTTKLKRSSHMGSMYRALKGKVEGSSLPGKSSQGKKNGGGGGNGGGGGQSMAEALAEMTKRSAYFQQIEADVEMHGKSIKELQTTLNSFQTKDMEELFKFHKEVESKLEVLTDESQVFARFEGFPVKKLEALRMAAALYNKLNGILTELHNWKVESPLCKLLDRVEKYFTKIKGDLEGLERTKDEETKKFQSHNIHFDFHILVKIKEALVDVSSSCMELALKERREAKAASNDQTWSNAGGQKKVCAKLLWRSFQFAFKIYSFAGGQDERADNLTRQLAQEIETDPMHED; encoded by the exons ATGGAGAGCTTATCGAAGAGGTCAGGCGGAGGAAGTCCCGGAAACAACTTCCTCTTGTTCATGGAGCTTAGGAAGAAGATCATGATTTTTAGGGATATCTTTGATATCCCTCCTCTCAATGGTTCTGTTCCAATTCATGAG TTGGTAATATCAACTGGGGAGGATCTTCATAGGATGTACCCTGAATTTGTACCATGTGTTCCGACTAAAAAACTCAAGGAACGGAACACTCACCAG GCTTTAGTTTGCTTCTATGAGGTCCTGAAATGTATAGCAGACTCGTCGTGGATCGAGGACTCCAGGGTCAGGGATATGTTTAAGTATGGCAATGTTGAAACAGTCCCCCTAGATGAACTCG CAAAGACAGTGGTGACATTAGTGGATTCCATGAATAAGGCAGGAAAAGAAAGGTTTGACACAATGGAGGAAGATGATTTTGAACCAATGAAGAGGGATTATGTCACAAGGTCTATGTCTTTTGGTAGGGTTCCAATGGAATATAGTCCAAGATTTGGAGAGTTTGGTAGTCACTCGCTTTGCGGGTCACCTCAAACGCCAACTTCAGTCTTACCCGAGTCTCCAAGGTTCGAGTGTGGTAGCTACTCCCCTCCTCGGTTGTGGGGCCTGCGCGCTCAGGCTGTTGAAAAACTAAGCCCGGTGGATTGGAAGCGGGTCTCGTTCCATATGGTGCTTCAAAATAATCTGCAAAATCAGAAAAGGAGCGAAGTGGAGGAGCCTAAGGAGCAAGATATGGAAACAATAATTAGTCCAGAAACACCAACACAAAGGTCAAGTCCAATGATCATTGAGAAGGAATGTCTGGAGCCTAATGAACCAAAACTTCCTCTACAACCTCAAGTTCAATCCCAAGCTCCGCCACCACCACctcctccacctccacctccacaacCACTTATAGTGTCATCACTACCTACATTACCACCTATTAAACTAATGCTTCCACAACCACCACCTCCACCCCCACTGCCAACACTTAACGCAACTGCAcccccgccaccaccaccaccaccttcaTATTCAACACCCCCGCCACCGCCTCCGCCACCTGCTCCATCTAATGCAAGGCCACTTCCACCTCCACCGCCAGCACCTCCGTTTGGGGCAATGCCTCCTCCTCCACCGCCCCCTCCAGGTAGGGGACCTCTTgtcccacctccacctccacctccagGTGCAAGAGCTCccccaccacctccaccaccagGTGGAGCCGCACCCCCTCCGCCTCCACCTCCTGGTGGAGTTGCACCCCCACCTCCACCTccttttggcttaaagggtgggccTCCCATGCCACCTGGAAAAGGAGGACCACCACCTCCCCCACCAGGTGGCGCAAGGTCTCTACGTGCAAAAATGACCACAAAGTTAAAAAGGTCATCTCACATGGGGAGCATGTATCGCGCTCTTAAAGGGAAGGTGGAAGGATCCTCTTTACCCGGAAAATCTTCTCAAGGTAAGAagaatggtggtggtggtggaaatGGTGGTGGCGGTGGACAAAGTATGGCTGAAGCACTAGCAGAAATGACCAAGAG ATCAGCATACTTCCAGCAAATTGAAGCAGATGTAGAAATGCATGGAAAATCAATCAAGGAGCTGCAAACCACGCTTAACTCTTTCCAGACGAAGGACATGGAAGAACTGTTTAAGTTCCACAAAGAAGTTGAATCTAAACTTGAAGTCCTAACGGATGAAAGCCAG GTTTTCGCAAGATTTGAAGGATTCCCTGTGAAGAAACTAGAAGCCTTAAGGATGGCAGCAGCACTATACAATAAACTCAACGGAATTTTAACCGAGTTACATAACTGGAAAGTTGAGTCTCCATTATGCAAGCTTCTTGACAGAGTTGAAAAATACTTCACCAAG ATTAAAGGAGATTTGGAAGGATTAGAACGAACTAAAGATGAAGAAACCAAGAAATTTCAGAGCCATAACATACACTTTGATTTCCACATTCTTGTAAAGATTAAGGAAGCTCTAGTGGATGTTTCATCTAGCTGCATGGAGTTGGCACTAAAG GAAAGAAGAGAAGCAAAGGCGGCATCAAATGATCAAACATGGTCCAACGCCGGAGGCCAAAAGAAAGTATGTGCCAAGTTGCTTTGGAGGTCTTTCCAATTTGCCTTCAAAATCTACTCTTTCGCAGGTGGACAAGACGAGAGGGCTGATAACTTGACGAGGCAACTCGCTCAAGAGATCGAGACTGACCCAATGCATGAGGATTGA